The following are from one region of the Silene latifolia isolate original U9 population chromosome 9, ASM4854445v1, whole genome shotgun sequence genome:
- the LOC141600648 gene encoding uncharacterized protein LOC141600648, protein MSMNEHNPITIRMSESNSNSDSSNDNIVDQNRLSDYQWETETDERSEAIQNLIAQRSLNDINVLERSPLFNDVLEESSPPDNFSVNGTDYNMRYYLADDIYPGWATFVKTINAPQIQKHRLFAARQESCRKDVERAFGVLQARFVFIKRPCLLWDRANMGKVLMACIIMHNMIVEDERETYLNYENIIAEFKEDNPTSASDDPYEYHRLRRSPQERFIEIHGEIRDRATHNALKNDLIEHIWQNFRNSN, encoded by the exons atgtccatgaatgagcataaCCCAATAACTATTAGAATGTCTGAGTCAAATTCCAATTCTGATTCATCAAACGATAATATTGTCGATCAAAATAGGCTTTCCGATTACCAATGGGAAACCGAAACCGATGAAAGATCTGAGGCTATACAAAACCTTATAGCCCAAC GTTCGCTTAATGATATTAATGTTCTTGAACGTTCTCCACTCTTTAATGACGTTTTAGAAGAATCTTCCCCACCTGATAATTTTTCGGTTAATGGTACGGACTATAATATGAGATATTATCTTGCTGATGATATATATCCTGGTTGGGCAACATTTGTTAAAACAATTAATGCGCCACAAATTCAAAAGCATAGGTTATTTGCAGCTCGACAAGAGAGTTGTCGAAAAGATGTGGAACGTGCTTTTGGCGTCCTACAAGCTCGATTTGTGTTCATCAAACGCCCTTGTCTTCTTTGGGATCGAGCTAATATGGGGAAGGTTCTTATGGCTTGTATTATTATGCATAATATGATAGTTGAAGATGAAAGAGAAACATAtcttaattatgaaaacataatcGCAGAGTTCAAAGAAGATAATCCGACTTCGGCTAGTGATGATCCATATGAATATCATCGTCTTAGAAGATCGCCTCAAGAACGATTCATAGAAATTCATGGTGAGATTCGTGATCGTGCCACTCATAACGCTCTGAAAAATGATCTCATTGAGCATATTTGGCAAAACTTCCGTAACTCGAATTAG